In Desulfosporosinus youngiae DSM 17734, the genomic stretch TAAGAAAAAGACGCTGGTTGATTCGGTCATTCAGCCAGGAGAAACTCTGTTATCCAAACTAACTGAACAAGAACTCAGAGAGCTCTTTGATCTGACCTGACATACTCCCGCCGTTTAAGCAGTACGGGCATTGGCTAAGTTGAAAAAATCGTATAGAAAACCGTTCCCTGAATATCTGTTTTAAACTTAAAGACAGCTCCATGTCTCTGGGCTATTCCTGCTGAGATAGCCAGGCCAAGTCCTGTTCCGCTATCCTTTGTTGTGAAAAATGGCGTACCTACCTTTTCTTGTATTTCTTTAGGAATTCCTTTTCCCTGGTCCTTAATCGCCAACACAACTTTATCATTCTCCTGAAAGGTACTAATTGTAACACTGCCTTGCTCCGGGGTGGCATCCAAACCATTACGTACAAGATTTAAAATAAGCTGCTTTATTTCGTTTTCGTTAATCATAATTTCAGGCAATTTATTCAGATCAGCAACAACTTCTTTATTATGGTTATAGGCATCAGCTTGAAGCATCGGTAATACTTTATTAATCACTTCGTTTAAGTTCTGAGCTACAATATTATCCGAGTTTGCTTTAGCTAAGGATAAAAAATCCGTAATAATGGTATTGGCACGATCAATCTCGGAAATCATTAAATCCATATATTCCTTATCTTGGGCATATTTTGGTTTTGTTATGAAAATCTGTAAGAATCCTTTAACCGAAGTCAGAGGATTCCTTATCTCATGGCTAATTCCGGCAGCTAGCTGACCAATAAGGTTAAGTCGTTCTAAACGGTCCAACTCTTGTTGTTGGCGTTTAGACTCAGAAATATCTCTAAAAAACACAGTCAGACCTTCCATATAGGGGTATGCATGAAATTCATGGTCCCGATCAGGATCTGCCAGCCCTCCCGCTTCCCAATGAACCGATTCATTCTGGGACATAGCTTGGTGCATTTTTTCGAACGATAATGGATTTAAATCCTTTGGAAACACTTCCCAGATCGATTTTCCTAAAATTTCGGTATCTTTATCTTTGATAACTTTTTTAATCTTATAATTTACAAATGTAAACTGCCAATTTCGATCTAATGCATAAAAGCCATCAGAAATTCCTTCCATTATCTTAATAATCTGGATCTTTGATGATTTTAATTCTGCGTTTGCCTGTTTCAAGCAATCAGTGTAATAAGTAATCTGGGATAATACAGATTCTAATTCGGGAAGCTTAATTAGGGCTTGCTAACCGAATCCTTTTTATTCGTTCGATTACGCAAATACACCAATATCTGTAATTTGAAAATACCTCTTCAAAATTTGGACAAAAAGAACCCTGAGCTTATGCTCCAAGTTCATGACAAAGAATTGCATGCTAATCATGCACTCTGCTGTTTCTTTCAATTTAGCATAAACACGATCAAGGCCATATTTCCTTTTACCCTCGCCAAACTTGCCTTCTACAGCATTACGCATCTTGGCATCCATCCGTTCAATGGCCTTCTCTACTTTTTTCAGGGCATCTCCTGAGGGCCTGCCTAGTTTGGGACCGCTGAGCCGGATGTTGTGGTTTTTGCAATACGCCAGATTTTTGCGGTTACGGTATATCTTGTCGGCCAGCACCGCCTCAGGATAGCATCCATTACGGGCTCTGTAACGCTCTACGCTATCTATCAATGTTTCTGCTTCATTAAACGCGTCCCAAGACAATTTTTCGATGCGGCAGAATCCCTTCTCGATGCTTATGGCTACCTTAGCCCCGAATTCTACTTTGGCACTGGCTTTGCCGCGTACAATCGGTCGGACATGATCCTGATAGAGGTTGACGATTCGATCCGGTATCTGATGTTGTTTTGTCTTATACATTGTTTCCTGCTGCTCAATTACGGTTCGAATGGTTTCCAATAACTTGACTTGTCGGTTGCTTAAGGCTTCAAAGCCTGAGGGAATTTCTTTCAGCATTTGGTCAACGTGGCGAAGGTTTCTTTTACAATATTGCAATTGCTGCTTGATGCCTTTTCTAAGTTGCTTCTTTCTCGGACTCCGCTGTTTAGACACACTCAGATAAGCTTTTCTCGCTTTTTCACGGTAAGTTCTCGGCCGTTTGGTTGCTTTACCCTTCGCTTTATGAAGCGTATCAATGATCTCATCCAGTTTCTCGCGGGATTCGTTAAGCAGTCCGAGGTCTGTCGGATATTTTATATCGGCCGGTGTGCAGGTGGCATCAAGGATCAACGTACCTTGATTCGGTTTGGATTCTTCTGAATCAGAGTCAGCAGGGGTTTTCTTCTCTTCCTTATCCGCATCCGGAAGATTAGGTCCTTGTTGATCATCATCGTTCTTCTCGGCTTCCTTTTCTAGATGTTTTTGCCGCCCGCTCAGCTAAAGCAATGCGCTCGTTGATTTTAGCCATGCGGTCTTTCTTAAAGCGCTTGCGAAATTTCACCAGGGCGACTGGAGTCAAAGGACGAGTCAATTGAAACTCCTTGAGGCCTATGAACCATTGGAGATAAGGATTCTCCGTAATCTGCTGAACCGTTTCACGGTCAGTATAACCGCAGCGAGCTTGGATGATTAACGTACCGAGTGCCATGCGGACCGGTTTGGCCACATTGCCACGGTCACTCGGAAACATATGGGCGTATTCTTTTTCATACTCATCCCAAGGAATTATATTAGCTAATTGAACCCAACGATTTTCGGGATCCAGTTTCCCCGAAAAAGGCAGGATGAAATCATCTATGGTTAGCTGGGGACTCGGTTTACGGTACATTTTCAACCTCCAAGTGCACGGTTTTTTTAATCTAAATTCATATTTCCTTGCACTAAAGATTCGACGTAAATGCCCAAAAACCCTTGTTAAATCAGGTTTTTCCCTGGCGTTTAGCACTCGTTAGCAAGCCCTAATTACTATTTGTTCTTTCTTAATATCATTATCCATGATCATCATACTAAACATTTCCAGATAGGATCGGATCTGCTTCATTTGTTTCCTAACGAAGACCAAAAATAGTGCGGGCAAACCTAATATTAGGATCATGATCCCGCCCACTTCACGTGCCGAGTTGACAATAATATCAGCATTTTTAGCACAGGCCCAAGCATACCCTACAATTTTCTGATGATTATAAACAGGAAGACTTACTGTAATAAAGCTGTAATTACTCCATGTAATATTCTGGAATTCTCTTTTCAGCCCTAAGTTAGCGCGAATTTGATCTGCAATATCATTTATTGACAGATTTTCTATTGTCACTATTGAATCTGATCCAAGATCGTAATAGCCATTATAGAAGCCGTCATATTTATTACTCTCCACTGAGCTTAGGAGTTCCCTTATGTTCGTCTTTTTTTGATCGACATTTAACTTACCTTGATCTATTGATTCAATTTGGTCAACCTGGGATTGAATTTCTGATTGTATATCTGAAGCAATTAGTAACAACTGTCCATAGGTTTTTACGCTTTCTTTATTCCAATAATTTTGCCCATAGAGAAGCCAAAAGGCAATAAGAAAAAGAGAAACGCTTATGGTCATTTTATATAGTGTCATTTGAATAATAGACTGTTTGCTTTTAAAATCTTTTAGATTAAACATTATATCCTCCAACTGCTACAATCAAAAATCCATGAAATTTAAAAGCTGGGTTGTTGTTCCCAGCTTTTAATGTTTTTTTGAAACTTCAGGTTATTTTCTTAATGCTTTCGGAGTATTTGGTTGGTATCCGATCCATCCGCATGCAAAAACAGAGGTCGCGCTAGCCAGAACCATTAACAGTGAAGCAATTGCCAAATAGATACTCTTTTTCATATGCTCTTCTTCACCTCTTTTCTATTAAAAATTGGTAGCAAGGTTATACTTTGATAAAGTAAACCTAGAACCGCACTGACAATTATTAACGGATCATTCGTTAACCTAATCAGCAAAAGCGAGATTATTATAAAACCCAGAGATGAAATTTTAAGCACAATTTGAAGTTTTTTAGAGTTAATTGGCTTGGCGGGGCTATCAACGGGTGCCAAGATAAGGACTAATAAAAAAGCTATACCAGTGACGGTTAAAAGACTAGTTTGATTTAATAATTCATATATAAATAGTAATTTCGCGGATATCCCGATAGTACAATAGGCAATCGTCCCGAAAAGCAAGCATTTTAAAGGGGTATTAAAGTGGGCACCTCCAGATAACCTCCGCAATGTACCCCCAAATAGTACCGCGATAACCGTTGGCTTTAAAACATTTAAAAAATAGGCTAAACAAACTACCATGATTGTACCAATAATCGACAACAACGTTGTATATATAGCATAAGATATAATTTCTTTTTCATCCCCAATGAAATCCAGTTCCTCAGTTAACCCTTTAGCAAGCTTTTCACTAATAACAGCGAACTTCATCCCGGATCCCCTCTTTTTATGCATTTCCTTACTATAAAAGCTAATATAAATAAGCCAACAATTTGAGGTAACAATATCAGAATTCTCGTGATTGAATCTGTTAAAAAGGTTTCCATGGAGACTCCAAAAAAAGACATTAGAAATGAGATGCATACAGTCTCTAATATTATTAAGGCTAAGAAACTGATTAGGCTAGCAATTAGGGATAAACTGAAATCTCCACCAGATTTAGTTAATAATGAAAATAACAAGAGAATTATTAGAATAGTATGTACTCCAAAAGGTATAGGAAATAGTCTCACCACATAGGCACTAAACGCTAAACCAATACCAATTAGGATAATTCTACTCCATTTGATAGGTAACTTGGCAATTACAAAAGCTAACGTAGTAACGGCTATTTGTTCAGGTATTCCTTGCAACAGAAAAATAACAAATGGAATATTGATAGATGATTCACCCTTTCAAATAGTAAAATTTTTTGCCTTCTTTTAGTTTATTTGACTTGTATTATCGCACATCTTTGGTGTCGAATTCGCGTAAATCCTGTCTTGTTGTAAAGATCTCGATCGATCATTAGAAAATTTTCAATCTTACAAATCACTCTAACTGCCGAAATTAGGAGTAGATAAAAAAGAGAAGCCGACGG encodes the following:
- a CDS encoding two-component system sensor histidine kinase NtrB, which encodes MEGISDGFYALDRNWQFTFVNYKIKKVIKDKDTEILGKSIWEVFPKDLNPLSFEKMHQAMSQNESVHWEAGGLADPDRDHEFHAYPYMEGLTVFFRDISESKRQQQELDRLERLNLIGQLAAGISHEIRNPLTSVKGFLQIFITKPKYAQDKEYMDLMISEIDRANTIITDFLSLAKANSDNIVAQNLNEVINKVLPMLQADAYNHNKEVVADLNKLPEIMINENEIKQLILNLVRNGLDATPEQGSVTISTFQENDKVVLAIKDQGKGIPKEIQEKVGTPFFTTKDSGTGLGLAISAGIAQRHGAVFKFKTDIQGTVFYTIFST
- a CDS encoding cyclic lactone autoinducer peptide, with the protein product MKKSIYLAIASLLMVLASATSVFACGWIGYQPNTPKALRK
- a CDS encoding accessory gene regulator ArgB-like protein, translated to MKFAVISEKLAKGLTEELDFIGDEKEIISYAIYTTLLSIIGTIMVVCLAYFLNVLKPTVIAVLFGGTLRRLSGGAHFNTPLKCLLFGTIAYCTIGISAKLLFIYELLNQTSLLTVTGIAFLLVLILAPVDSPAKPINSKKLQIVLKISSLGFIIISLLLIRLTNDPLIIVSAVLGLLYQSITLLPIFNRKEVKKSI